The window AATACGCGTTGTAGTCTATTTAAATCATTTTGAGCAATTCTGCAGCGTGAGACGACATGAACATTGGGCATCTCCCGTTTAACCTCTTGGTCAGCTTTAGAGGCTATCAAGCGATTAATACAGCTTTGTAAATTATAGCTTGAAAAAGTCTCTGGGATTTTTGCTAAAGCGTGTAGTATTTCTTGCCATGTTAAGGTCATCATCCTAGTGATATCTGACAGATTACCGCCCTCATAAGCTTGGGCGCTATATTGAATAGTAAAGGTTTCTATCAATTTGAGCGGTTTGTTCAAACTGTTAGCAGTGACACTATTTTCAGAAATACTGTTTTCAGCGAGACTAATATCTCGCTGAACAGCCTTACTGGCAGATAAGGGAGAGATATACTGCGCAGTGATCCTTTGCAGGTTAGATTTTTCAGGTTTCTCACTCATCCTTACCCATCCATCCTTTACTTCATGGTTTGAGACCATATTTTCATAAGCATAGATGAGCAGTTGCTCGATATTAGTATCCATACCATAGTAATACACATGCTTTGCTTGCTGTTGAACAACACGGGTAAAGTCTTGCAATTGCCGACTAACGTCTGTGGCTTCATGATGAATCTTAATTAATATTAGTAAGGGTTTAAGCTTAGCTTTGGCACTCAGATAGCTTAGGTGCATTTGACTGACACCCATATCTTTGGCCGTGCCGTAACTGTCACCAATGATTACTAGCGTATAATCACAAGCATCAATGCACTGGCGACCGTATAACGTAGCTTGCGGTAATTTGCTAGAGACATCGTAGGTTAGAAAGGCTCGTGCTTGAAAAAATATCGCCAAACTATCTAAGACCAGCGGTTGCTCGTTGTCAGCGCATACGACATGAATATGATAACGACGATTAGGCACAATAACCCTCTAAGTTTAGACAGCAGTATCAAAAATGACATAAAAACAAGCACAAGTATCGGTTGTTGAAACCTCTAGCCTAGCATAATCTCCTCGAGATGCACGCAGTTTATTTTTATTTGCCACATCTTATATCTGGTCATCGTAGCCTATACTAACAATACCGTTGCAAACGTATCTGCGTACCCAGCAGACGCTGTATCAGCATACCAAGCTTGTCATCATATTTACTGGCATAAAAAATTAGAGGCGGCCGAATATTCGTGTTATTAACAGTCGTCCTGCTACTATCTATACCACTATGCGCACTACTAATAGGCAGTGCCAGTAGCTGGTTTTTTACCAATAGCTGCTTCACGCGTTCAGCAATTGCTTTTCCTGAGTCAACCACGTCCATAGAAAGTTGTTGTGACTCAATCTCTTGCAACAAAAACGGTTTAAAAAATGGATAGTGTGTGCAACCTAACACCAATTGATCAATGCCCTCTTGAGCAAATCCTTGCACTTGCTGGTGTAAGCGCTGGGCAGTTTCGGAGTTCTCTGGCATACCTGCCTCTACCCATGGTACCAGCTGGGGGTCAAAATATTTAGTCACTATCGTTTGGTTTGGCAGAGCAATATCAGTAATAACTTGGTTAAGTAACGTGCCATTTAAGGTCGCTTTAGTGGCTAATACCGCCACATGACCGCTTTTACTGGCCAGTATTGCAGGCTTCAATGCAGGTACTAAGCCGACGATAGGCAACTGCGGATAACAGCGCCGAGCGGTCTCCAAAGCATAAGCCGAGGCACTATTACAGGCAATGACGATCAGTTTACAGCCTTGCTGATATAACCATTCTACCGCTATTAATGTCAGCGTCTCGATCTCTTTACTATCACGATTGCCGTATGGCACATGCAAGGTATCGGCATAATAAATATAATGCTCATCGGGTAATTGCTGGGCCAAATGCAAATATACTGATAGACCACCGACTCCCGAGTCAAATAAGCCAATTGGTGCATTGCGCTCTTTATTAACCATTGCCTTATTAAAAGCGACAGTATCAAAGGCAGCCGATTGGGTTTCCACATCACTGATTATTTCATTTGCGGTAAGGCTCATAGTCAATTTACCGCCGTTATCATATACATCCTGCTATACACATATCGTCATCTGGAAGTTTCTTATTAAGTTAAGTACATTTTAGGTTCAGGTGATTGCTTCGCAATGCGTAATCAGACTGCTCAAGCAGTAAACGCCAATAGAAACATGATTATTTTTAGCATTATTTCCTACTGACACTTACCTACTAACTTTTAATAACCACTTATAATAGCTACTTGGATTTTATAACCACTTAATTAACACTTATTTTGCTTAAATCAACAGCATTAACTTGTCGGCATTGACAGTGGATAAGAGTGTCCACCGCTTTGTAAAATTAGTATGGTCTCATCATTTTGTTCTGTTAGTTCGCCAATATCGGTCAAATGATAAAACGCGTTGCGACCGATAATTGCGGTCAACCCATTTCTGATAGGCATATAAGGGCGTACTTGGGGCTCAGCCTGTGGCTTAGCTTGTAACTCAGTGTTATCCATTTGCGCTTCATTATTATTACTGTCACTAACATCAGGTTGATAAGCACGTAATATAATCGGATGCTCCTCATCCAAACGTACCACATCACCGGTAGTAGTAGTAAACTCCAGCCAGTTCATATTATCTTCAGTAACGATACCGACATTATTAATCAGTAGCGGCACATCCTCGACTTGAATTCGTAGCTTTTGTACTGGCGTTTTCAAAAAATACTCAGTAACGCCGTCTTGCTCTTCTTTCCATAGGATAGAAGCGAATAAATTTACTAATGACTCGCGGGTCATATGCCCACCCTCGTGCCACCATTCACCGTTGGCTTTAATTACCAAATCCATATCGATGACTTGCTCAGGATGCCATTTTTCTAATGGCGGTATCGCACGCCCCTGCCGTGTTCCTGCCTCGAACTTTAGATATTGGCTTAGCGAATCCAAACTATTTAGATCGGACGTCACTTCCTGCGGGGTCTCAGAACTATTCATGGTATTATCAATCGTGTTGTTGGTATCCTTGGTCATCACACACTCTCCTAACTATTAGTCAAAGTTTGGCGTATCCAGTATTACTATTAATTTTAGTTTCGGGTATGATAAAACAACATCGTCATTATAGACCCGTCATATGAATCTTACTTTAACACTGATACCTATAAATGCGTATCGTGTTTGTAGGACTTTTCTTTTATAATGAGTAACGGTTTTTTATTAAAATGGTCACATGGGTGTAGTTTTAATTGTCCTTTTACGTTATGGGTTGCTGTGATTACATATGATAACTTTCGCATATGCCAGTCTTCAATAGTAACCTTGTTGATTGATGCCGCAAAGACAGTTTTTATCGAGCAGCCATATGTCTGAGGTAAGTTAGCGTCGCAAGCTTTATTATTCAATTGTTATGCTAATGACGCCCTGAGATAAGCCACTAAAAGTTTAGGAGTAGGTATGCAAGAGCAAGACAAGAAAACGCCAGTCGTTGATACTGATATCGTCAACACTGATTTGCCAACAACGGTAGAGCCAACAGATTCAGACACACCAGAGTTGACTACAGAGGTCCCAGCCGAAACTATTGCGGTTGAGAATACAGAGCTTAAAGAAGCAAATCTTGATACCGTAGCTGTTGATGAAGCAGTCGCTATCGATGAAGAATCTATCGAAAAAGCACCTATTGAAGAAGAAGCTATCGAAGAGGTAGCCGTTGATGAAAAGGGTGCTAAAAAAGAACCTGCTGAAGAAAAAGTAATCGAAAAAATAGCGGTTGAAAAAATACCTGAGCCCATTGCCCCAGAACCTGAGATTGAGCGTGAGTCGATGGAATTTGACGTTATTGTAGTCGGCGGTGGTCCTGCCGGTTTATCTGCGGCTATTCGTCTGCGCCAGTTGGCTATTGAAGCGGGCAACGACGAGTTTATGGTCTGTGTGGTCGAAAAAGGCGCTGAGTTTGGTGGTCATATTTTATCCGGTGCCGTTATTGAACCGCGTGCTTTAAATGAGTTGATTCCTGATTGGAAAGCTAAAGGCGCGCCATTAAATGTGCCAGCGATTGAAGATCGCGTGTATATGTTGGGGTCAGCG of the Psychrobacter sp. LV10R520-6 genome contains:
- the murI gene encoding glutamate racemase; this encodes MVNKERNAPIGLFDSGVGGLSVYLHLAQQLPDEHYIYYADTLHVPYGNRDSKEIETLTLIAVEWLYQQGCKLIVIACNSASAYALETARRCYPQLPIVGLVPALKPAILASKSGHVAVLATKATLNGTLLNQVITDIALPNQTIVTKYFDPQLVPWVEAGMPENSETAQRLHQQVQGFAQEGIDQLVLGCTHYPFFKPFLLQEIESQQLSMDVVDSGKAIAERVKQLLVKNQLLALPISSAHSGIDSSRTTVNNTNIRPPLIFYASKYDDKLGMLIQRLLGTQIRLQRYC
- a CDS encoding DUF4062 domain-containing protein — protein: MPNRRYHIHVVCADNEQPLVLDSLAIFFQARAFLTYDVSSKLPQATLYGRQCIDACDYTLVIIGDSYGTAKDMGVSQMHLSYLSAKAKLKPLLILIKIHHEATDVSRQLQDFTRVVQQQAKHVYYYGMDTNIEQLLIYAYENMVSNHEVKDGWVRMSEKPEKSNLQRITAQYISPLSASKAVQRDISLAENSISENSVTANSLNKPLKLIETFTIQYSAQAYEGGNLSDITRMMTLTWQEILHALAKIPETFSSYNLQSCINRLIASKADQEVKREMPNVHVVSRCRIAQNDLNRLQRVLVGANWIQLTTYGTRVSQEMWKLTFYAQNLFKKGQPKAPNE
- a CDS encoding DUF1285 domain-containing protein, producing MTKDTNNTIDNTMNSSETPQEVTSDLNSLDSLSQYLKFEAGTRQGRAIPPLEKWHPEQVIDMDLVIKANGEWWHEGGHMTRESLVNLFASILWKEEQDGVTEYFLKTPVQKLRIQVEDVPLLINNVGIVTEDNMNWLEFTTTTGDVVRLDEEHPIILRAYQPDVSDSNNNEAQMDNTELQAKPQAEPQVRPYMPIRNGLTAIIGRNAFYHLTDIGELTEQNDETILILQSGGHSYPLSMPTS